In Candidatus Nitrosarchaeum limnium SFB1, the following proteins share a genomic window:
- a CDS encoding nitroreductase has protein sequence MENGLIDIILSLRTVRNFKTDQVEDEKISLILKAATSAPSSGNTQPWEFIVVTDFQLKKKIKSVISSTWRNHVINRLNEIDDKTRRVYDDATQLVENSENIPVIIFACLDLRKASKSEEAKFASIYPAVQNLLLAAHAIGLGTCLTTHGCTPSRGEKEVKSILCIPEYVKITALVFLGYPSKVLGPPKRHDLSTVVHINGW, from the coding sequence ATGGAAAATGGATTGATTGATATTATTTTAAGCTTAAGAACAGTACGAAATTTCAAAACAGATCAAGTTGAAGATGAAAAAATATCCCTAATACTAAAAGCTGCCACAAGTGCCCCCTCATCTGGAAATACTCAACCTTGGGAGTTTATTGTTGTAACGGATTTTCAATTAAAGAAGAAAATTAAGAGTGTTATTTCATCTACTTGGAGAAATCATGTTATAAATAGATTAAATGAGATTGATGATAAAACCAGAAGAGTGTATGATGATGCTACTCAACTCGTTGAAAACAGCGAAAACATTCCTGTTATAATATTTGCATGTCTTGACCTCCGAAAAGCTAGCAAATCTGAAGAAGCTAAATTTGCAAGCATATACCCAGCTGTTCAAAATCTACTTCTTGCAGCCCACGCTATTGGACTTGGCACATGTCTTACTACGCATGGGTGTACTCCATCAAGAGGAGAAAAAGAGGTCAAAAGCATTCTGTGTATTCCAGAATATGTCAAGATTACAGCACTGGTTTTTTTAGGATATCCTTCAAAGGTATTGGGTCCCCCCAAACGTCATGATTTATCTACAGTTGTTCATATTAATGGATGGTAG
- a CDS encoding beta-lactamase domain protein, whose product MLKLHILRANCGDCFILEFAKNSNKSKYILIDGGPKGVFENYLRPFLEEYSGIEFELVVATHNDDDHVIGLSRLVETIYSQGFSTHKLAKIKEFWYNSLEATIESNDYKKNKLTRALETPKEPDLEFDDKRMEKLFAKSMELGEPEFLKRSYKSGLELRDKLKNMNIPINKEFKDELISLDSPNPTRNFDGHLSLEIIGPFQKQLDNLMEKWLKWFKKYASKLKSRDIRGSLKDNSVPNLSSIMFLAEADGKTILFTGDGLGDHIIQGLRERQILTGETMEVDVLKLPHHGSERNISEKFFKTILAKSYVASGNGDYDNPSAKTLIMIAKAAKSLGRKVTIYITYDSKDIDDSDKVGKKRKKKLKTQLDNFQNECPKNKYTYELKTIDSDKDVLTLELSE is encoded by the coding sequence TTGTTAAAATTACATATCCTAAGGGCAAATTGCGGGGATTGTTTTATTCTTGAATTTGCAAAAAATAGTAACAAATCAAAATACATCTTAATTGATGGTGGGCCTAAGGGTGTTTTTGAAAATTACTTGAGACCATTTCTGGAAGAATATTCTGGAATTGAATTTGAATTAGTAGTAGCTACTCATAATGATGATGATCATGTAATTGGATTATCAAGGTTAGTAGAAACAATTTATTCTCAAGGATTTAGCACACACAAATTAGCAAAAATCAAAGAATTTTGGTACAATAGTCTTGAAGCAACTATAGAGAGTAATGATTATAAAAAAAATAAATTGACTAGAGCTTTAGAGACTCCCAAAGAGCCCGATTTGGAATTCGATGATAAACGTATGGAGAAATTATTTGCTAAATCTATGGAATTAGGTGAGCCTGAATTTCTTAAACGGAGTTATAAAAGTGGATTAGAACTTCGAGACAAACTAAAAAATATGAATATACCAATCAACAAAGAATTTAAAGACGAACTAATATCACTTGATTCACCAAATCCCACAAGAAACTTTGATGGACATCTCTCATTAGAAATCATAGGGCCATTTCAAAAACAACTTGATAACCTGATGGAGAAATGGTTAAAATGGTTTAAAAAATACGCATCTAAACTCAAATCCAGAGATATACGTGGTTCTCTAAAAGACAACAGTGTCCCAAACCTAAGTAGCATAATGTTTCTTGCAGAAGCTGATGGTAAAACTATTTTATTTACAGGTGACGGATTAGGAGATCACATCATCCAAGGTCTAAGAGAAAGACAAATTCTGACTGGAGAAACCATGGAAGTTGATGTTTTAAAATTACCCCATCATGGAAGCGAGAGAAACATATCAGAAAAATTTTTCAAAACAATTCTTGCAAAATCGTATGTTGCATCTGGAAATGGGGATTATGATAATCCCAGTGCAAAAACATTGATTATGATTGCAAAGGCTGCAAAAAGTTTAGGAAGGAAAGTTACCATATACATTACATATGATAGTAAAGATATTGATGATAGTGATAAAGTTGGAAAAAAACGAAAAAAGAAATTAAAAACACAACTAGATAATTTTCAAAATGAATGCCCTAAGAATAAATATACTTATGAATTAAAAACAATTGATTCTGATAAAGATGTTTTAACACTTGAATTATCTGAATAG
- a CDS encoding Adenylyl cyclase class-3/4/guanylyl cyclase: protein MTQINEIRFGDFLLSKGFFDYSSIDIQSKSQKISLYENHQESIMQPSDYLVAFSTQTKRYCVGCVDMVNSTKIATHLTQKQLTVYYEMFLNSMSKIIGRFGGRVIKNVGDCLLYYFSDLENSQEIMKKCLDCGISMTVAQPIICKQLESKGLPRLDYRVSMDYGPVIIMNTSDSASIDLIGPPVNICAKINRCANKNEFVIGGDLKEIVKKIEGYKFEQTIGYNVGLPRTYPVYTVNRK from the coding sequence ATGACTCAGATTAATGAGATTAGATTTGGAGATTTTCTCCTCTCAAAGGGATTTTTTGATTATTCATCTATAGACATACAATCAAAGTCTCAAAAGATTTCTTTATATGAAAACCATCAAGAATCTATTATGCAACCATCAGATTATCTGGTAGCATTTTCAACTCAAACAAAGCGTTACTGTGTAGGGTGTGTAGATATGGTAAATTCTACCAAAATAGCAACTCATCTTACACAAAAACAATTAACAGTATATTATGAAATGTTTTTAAATTCAATGTCAAAAATAATTGGAAGGTTTGGAGGCAGAGTGATAAAAAATGTTGGAGATTGCCTTTTGTATTATTTCTCTGATTTGGAAAACTCACAAGAAATAATGAAAAAATGTTTAGATTGTGGAATATCTATGACTGTTGCTCAACCAATAATTTGTAAACAGTTAGAATCCAAAGGATTGCCAAGATTAGATTATCGTGTGAGTATGGATTATGGTCCGGTTATAATTATGAATACCAGTGATTCTGCATCAATTGATCTGATTGGACCACCTGTCAACATATGTGCAAAGATTAATCGTTGTGCAAATAAAAATGAATTTGTAATTGGCGGAGATCTCAAAGAGATCGTAAAAAAAATCGAGGGTTATAAATTTGAACAGACTATTGGATATAATGTGGGACTCCCTCGCACATATCCTGTTTACACAGTAAATCGCAAGTAG
- a CDS encoding Putative transcription regulator produces the protein MKLNAENFANDFLEFASEQRLNIMINLTEKKLNISKLAELLDATKPEVHRNIGRLIKTGLIKKESDGNYVLTTYGKTILIQIPSLSFISENKQYFGNHTLGNLETKFIQRLGALHDKKQINGFVRVLEKWKNIHENAEKYIYNILSEVPYSSDIIDVISSKLENNVKIQSIFSEKAIIPDERKTIFQKKGFQKYITNNILERKIMKNVSILVLVTDKEAAVFFADNQGKPDLSIMFTSTNSDFHEWCLDYFEWCWKNASSFQESKLKE, from the coding sequence ATGAAATTAAATGCAGAAAACTTTGCAAATGATTTTTTAGAATTTGCAAGTGAACAAAGGTTGAATATTATGATAAATCTTACAGAAAAAAAACTCAATATATCGAAATTGGCTGAACTCTTAGATGCAACAAAACCTGAAGTCCATAGAAACATTGGACGATTAATCAAAACGGGACTAATTAAAAAAGAATCTGATGGGAATTATGTTTTAACAACATACGGTAAAACAATATTAATTCAAATTCCATCACTATCATTTATTTCTGAAAACAAACAGTACTTTGGAAATCATACATTAGGAAATTTAGAAACAAAATTTATCCAACGATTGGGTGCCTTACACGACAAAAAACAGATCAATGGGTTTGTTAGAGTTTTAGAAAAATGGAAAAACATACATGAAAATGCTGAAAAATATATTTACAATATTTTATCTGAAGTGCCATATTCTAGCGATATCATTGATGTGATATCTTCAAAACTAGAAAACAATGTCAAGATTCAATCTATATTTTCAGAAAAAGCAATAATTCCAGATGAACGAAAAACAATATTTCAGAAAAAAGGATTTCAAAAATATATTACAAACAACATACTGGAACGAAAAATCATGAAAAATGTTTCTATATTGGTGTTAGTCACAGATAAGGAGGCAGCAGTATTTTTTGCAGATAATCAAGGAAAACCCGATTTAAGCATAATGTTCACTAGTACAAACTCTGATTTTCATGAATGGTGTTTAGATTATTTTGAATGGTGTTGGAAAAATGCTTCTAGTTTTCAAGAATCAAAACTAAAAGAATAG
- a CDS encoding cupredoxin blue copper protein encodes MMNRLILGYVFGFVFLISVTFFANDVFADQVTVVPTLGSAQPGCENSGGCYTPDLATVNVGGKVIFTNTDSAAHTFTAGTPDVGPSGIFDSSLVMKGSSFEWNPTKVGEFPYFCMVHPWMTGIVVVQEAKSIANAPGKTITVSGTDIKILYKILGGTILSISTDVNSHSLIITASASQDGLLVISLPRNLIDAKLGPNSDDRFFILTDGFETNFEESKTSTDRILTIPFGAGTQEIEIIGTWIIGAASVQDSEPQPGPEPTCGAGTELVNGICVAIQHTGGSNPSDYSETDYSLYIIAGIGTIAVVGGGIVISKKKRSVQSSDITIPVSPISEKQSGKSCNVCGTLIPEGKNVCPSCGDTYSV; translated from the coding sequence ATGATGAATAGACTTATTCTGGGTTATGTTTTTGGGTTTGTTTTTTTAATATCTGTAACTTTTTTTGCTAATGATGTTTTTGCGGATCAGGTCACAGTTGTTCCCACATTAGGATCTGCTCAACCAGGTTGTGAAAACTCTGGAGGATGCTACACTCCAGATCTAGCAACAGTAAATGTTGGTGGAAAGGTAATATTTACCAACACAGATTCTGCAGCACATACTTTCACAGCAGGAACTCCAGATGTGGGTCCATCTGGAATTTTTGATTCTAGTTTAGTAATGAAAGGAAGTTCATTTGAATGGAATCCAACAAAAGTAGGGGAATTTCCATATTTTTGCATGGTTCATCCATGGATGACAGGTATTGTGGTAGTTCAAGAAGCAAAGTCGATTGCAAATGCCCCAGGCAAAACCATAACAGTTTCAGGAACTGATATTAAGATACTTTATAAAATATTGGGAGGAACAATTCTCAGCATCTCTACTGATGTAAATTCACATTCTCTTATAATTACAGCAAGTGCAAGTCAAGATGGGTTACTTGTCATTTCATTACCAAGAAATTTGATAGATGCAAAATTAGGACCAAATAGTGATGACCGTTTTTTTATTTTAACAGATGGCTTTGAAACTAATTTCGAGGAATCAAAAACTTCTACAGATAGAATATTAACAATACCATTTGGCGCAGGCACGCAAGAAATTGAAATTATAGGCACATGGATAATCGGTGCTGCTTCAGTTCAAGATAGTGAACCTCAACCTGGACCAGAACCAACTTGTGGAGCAGGAACTGAATTAGTAAATGGTATTTGTGTGGCAATTCAACATACTGGAGGTTCCAACCCTTCAGATTATTCTGAAACTGATTACTCCCTTTACATTATTGCTGGCATTGGTACCATAGCTGTTGTAGGAGGAGGAATTGTCATTTCTAAAAAGAAACGTTCTGTTCAATCCTCAGATATTACAATACCAGTATCACCAATTTCTGAAAAACAATCCGGAAAATCATGTAATGTGTGTGGAACGCTTATCCCTGAAGGGAAAAATGTGTGTCCAAGTTGTGGAGACACATACAGTGTATAA
- a CDS encoding hypothetical protein (hypothetical protein AM1_H0064), whose translation MLLKDIEDIYTETMPNTISKNRILFLAANPTKENGIALSRESDLELSREVNKIDNTIQLSKYREHFDLEQRHAVSVDYLQELLLRFKPNIIHFSGHGTAESNLVFQQEDGNVSVAPQNALTNLFKIINNDAKNIQCVVLNACYGEKLAKLISQYIPCVIGMSNQITDEAATKFATSFYRGLANGENLFTSFELGRNALELEDMEFKDVKEYEIPKLKCAPGIDPSKIIFVREIEKEQRPFSHIHRNVRDLLLEVSPKFPHGKRKIQTIKRRQRLTGDKAHEILRDIGATRSIGKKGEEYWGLPKNIIEKRFQKTGYELLSFEKIRSDFPDLLDEQVRDYLREMGGQSKSKDQDGSELWKI comes from the coding sequence ATGCTTTTAAAAGATATTGAAGATATCTATACAGAGACAATGCCTAATACAATCAGTAAAAATCGCATACTTTTCTTGGCAGCAAATCCAACTAAAGAAAATGGCATAGCATTATCTAGAGAATCAGATTTAGAGTTATCAAGAGAAGTTAACAAAATAGATAATACAATACAATTATCAAAATATAGAGAACATTTTGATCTAGAACAGAGACATGCTGTAAGTGTTGATTATTTACAGGAACTACTACTCAGATTCAAACCAAATATTATTCATTTTTCAGGTCATGGTACTGCAGAAAGTAATTTAGTTTTTCAACAAGAAGATGGAAATGTTTCTGTTGCGCCACAGAATGCACTTACAAATCTATTTAAAATAATAAATAACGATGCAAAAAATATTCAATGTGTTGTTCTAAACGCATGTTATGGAGAAAAACTAGCAAAATTAATTTCACAATACATTCCATGTGTAATTGGAATGTCAAATCAAATTACAGATGAAGCTGCAACAAAATTTGCAACTTCTTTTTATCGAGGATTAGCAAATGGTGAAAATCTTTTTACTTCATTTGAACTTGGTCGAAATGCTTTGGAGCTTGAAGACATGGAATTTAAAGATGTAAAAGAATATGAGATACCTAAATTAAAGTGTGCACCTGGCATAGACCCTTCAAAGATAATTTTTGTCAGAGAAATTGAAAAAGAACAGAGACCATTCTCACATATACATCGTAATGTTCGGGATTTGTTATTAGAGGTAAGTCCCAAATTCCCACATGGAAAAAGAAAAATTCAGACAATCAAGAGGAGACAGAGGTTAACTGGTGATAAAGCCCATGAAATACTAAGAGACATAGGTGCCACAAGAAGTATTGGAAAGAAGGGTGAAGAGTATTGGGGGTTACCAAAAAATATTATAGAAAAGAGATTTCAAAAAACAGGGTATGAACTGCTTTCTTTTGAAAAAATTCGTTCAGATTTTCCTGATCTCTTAGATGAACAAGTGCGAGATTACCTGAGAGAGATGGGAGGACAGTCAAAAAGCAAGGATCAAGACGGTAGTGAATTATGGAAAATATAA